The proteins below are encoded in one region of Paenibacillus sp. YYML68:
- a CDS encoding thiazole synthase: MSEVLKIGPYEFRSRLLLGTGKFAALDVQERAVRASEAEVLTFAIRRLPIDNPDAPNFLESLDLKKFTLLPNTAGAYTVEEAVRIARLAKASGLCDMIKVEVIGDPKTLLPDPIGTLEATKILVDEGFIVLPYTSDDPILARKLQEAGAAAVMPGASPIGSGQGIVNPGNLRFIIEEAKVPIIVDAGIGGPADAALAMELGADGVLLNTAVAGATDPVLMAEAFKLAVEAGRKGFLAGRIPKKRYASASSPEVGMIE, from the coding sequence ATGAGTGAAGTATTAAAGATAGGACCGTACGAATTTCGTTCCCGCTTGCTGCTCGGTACAGGGAAGTTTGCGGCGCTAGACGTTCAGGAGCGGGCTGTTCGGGCTTCTGAGGCGGAGGTACTGACCTTTGCGATCAGACGTCTGCCGATAGACAACCCGGATGCGCCGAACTTTCTGGAAAGTCTTGATCTGAAAAAGTTCACATTGCTCCCGAATACGGCAGGTGCTTATACGGTGGAGGAGGCAGTGCGTATCGCTCGACTCGCGAAAGCGTCCGGATTGTGCGATATGATTAAGGTCGAGGTTATCGGCGATCCGAAAACTTTGCTGCCAGATCCGATAGGCACCCTGGAGGCGACTAAAATCTTAGTAGATGAAGGCTTTATCGTGCTTCCGTATACCTCTGATGATCCAATCCTTGCTCGCAAGCTGCAAGAGGCGGGGGCAGCTGCCGTTATGCCTGGCGCATCACCGATCGGGTCTGGTCAAGGTATTGTGAATCCGGGTAATTTGCGTTTCATTATTGAAGAGGCTAAAGTTCCGATTATTGTGGATGCTGGCATTGGCGGACCTGCGGACGCTGCACTTGCGATGGAGCTTGGCGCAGATGGTGTGCTGCTGAACACGGCTGTTGCTGGTGCAACTGATCCAGTATTGATGGCAGAAGCGTTCAAGCTGGCCGTAGAAGCGGGCCGTAAGGGCTTCCTTGCAGGGCGTATCCCGAAGAAGCGTTACGCGTCTGCTAGCAGCCCTGAAGTAGGTATGATTGAGTAG
- the thiS gene encoding sulfur carrier protein ThiS, with translation MTLVVNGEKRELEGVHTVEELLAYFKLENKILVVELNRNIIERQNYAMTQLQDGDQLEIVHFVGGG, from the coding sequence ATGACACTAGTCGTTAACGGAGAGAAGCGTGAGCTAGAGGGTGTTCATACGGTCGAGGAGCTTCTCGCATATTTCAAGCTGGAGAACAAAATATTAGTCGTCGAGCTCAATCGGAACATTATTGAACGTCAGAACTATGCAATGACACAGCTGCAGGATGGCGATCAGCTGGAAATTGTACATTTTGTAGGCGGAGGTTAA
- a CDS encoding nucleotidyltransferase-like protein gives MHNFIEQRLEVIREHNAIVSVLAVHKPSLYSAVTDGFDCLLLVVTRQDGQAQRHHVHYIKDNFRIQERWITPEALEEQIVHGVERSFIYWVLKGEILLDRETFLEGLRHRMLEFPEEIRDQKLLIEFSRFLRCYMRSKDYLSEEHLLDAYHDILEALHHWARIAIIEAGFHPEVTVWSQVKQINHGIYKLYEELTLSKETLKQRVELVLLACEFSVMSKMAACCKPLLQQLGSRSEAWSLEELQQCPQLTDVRNELPLLLNKLVKKTLAKEVIAAADPELSSLELRYQDVKQAVV, from the coding sequence ATGCATAATTTCATCGAACAGCGCTTGGAGGTCATTCGAGAGCACAATGCCATTGTCAGCGTATTGGCAGTGCATAAGCCTTCGTTGTATTCGGCTGTGACCGATGGCTTCGATTGCTTGCTTCTCGTCGTCACCCGTCAGGACGGACAAGCACAGCGGCACCATGTTCATTATATAAAAGACAACTTTCGTATACAAGAACGTTGGATCACCCCGGAGGCTCTGGAGGAACAAATTGTTCATGGCGTAGAGCGAAGCTTTATTTATTGGGTTCTCAAAGGGGAGATTTTATTGGATCGGGAGACATTCTTGGAAGGCCTTCGTCATCGTATGCTGGAGTTTCCGGAAGAAATTCGGGATCAGAAGCTGCTTATCGAGTTTTCCAGATTTTTGCGCTGCTACATGCGCAGCAAGGATTACTTGTCAGAGGAGCATTTGCTCGATGCTTACCATGATATTCTGGAGGCGCTGCACCATTGGGCGCGCATTGCGATCATCGAAGCCGGCTTTCATCCGGAGGTCACCGTATGGAGTCAAGTCAAGCAGATTAATCATGGCATCTATAAGCTGTATGAGGAATTGACTTTGAGCAAGGAGACGCTGAAGCAGAGAGTTGAGCTTGTGTTGCTTGCTTGCGAATTCTCTGTTATGTCCAAAATGGCCGCATGCTGCAAGCCGCTTCTTCAGCAGCTTGGCAGCCGAAGTGAAGCTTGGAGTCTGGAAGAGCTGCAGCAGTGCCCTCAGTTGACAGATGTGCGTAATGAGCTGCCGCTCCTGCTGAACAAGCTTGTCAAAAAAACATTGGCCAAAGAAGTAATCGCGGCAGCTGACCCGGAGCTTTCTAGCCTTGAGCTCAGATACCAGGATGTCAAACAAGCGGTAGTATGA
- a CDS encoding DUF2614 family zinc ribbon-containing protein, with amino-acid sequence MLLRSSKANEFRLWGLLLTMFGMVFMIAGLAGIVFKWGALGQVIAAFGMVIGAIMMLASMGIYFAAGMMSTSATVVVCPECGKATKIIGKTDRCMFCKTILSLDPAHAPQAKEQADADKEVEQASDSNNGDTSNKPTS; translated from the coding sequence GTGCTACTTAGATCGAGTAAGGCTAACGAGTTCCGTTTATGGGGATTATTGCTCACCATGTTCGGTATGGTGTTTATGATCGCAGGCTTGGCCGGGATTGTCTTCAAGTGGGGAGCGCTTGGACAAGTCATTGCCGCCTTCGGCATGGTCATCGGGGCCATTATGATGCTGGCGAGCATGGGCATTTATTTCGCAGCGGGCATGATGTCAACCAGCGCAACGGTCGTCGTATGTCCAGAGTGCGGGAAGGCGACCAAGATTATTGGCAAGACCGACCGCTGCATGTTCTGCAAAACGATCCTGTCGCTCGACCCTGCTCATGCGCCGCAAGCGAAGGAGCAAGCAGACGCTGACAAGGAAGTAGAACAAGCTTCAGACAGCAATAACGGCGATACGAGTAATAAGCCTACTTCCTGA
- a CDS encoding glycosyl hydrolase family 18 protein: MLQESNERKQLRARRRKRAVALAGLTLLVAIAWGIYYVIVLMPSWERETPHFHGNPKPVFYQGSMLKDAASGTGETLKLTFDLVREQIDPAIAYEPKTESTIITTQNKVVRLRTSELTGWINEKPFTLKFPLEKAGEKLYVPIEPLKSLYGIELRESADTGAVLLFKQGERIRWYTAGNGAPNDDKTVILRRDPSMKSPILAEIAHGERLIVWGEQGDWHRVQLTNGHIGYMHKQELTSADIETIPLPAAEASFKPKKPITGKINMTWEHVVTKNPDTSKIGEMPGVNVISPTWFHLQDGDGSLSNLADASYMKWAKAQGYHVWALFSNGFDPDRTSKALATYDTRMKMTKQLLSYAQMYGLDGINIDFENVRTADKQPFVQFVRELTPLLHEQGLVVSIDVTPRSNSEMWSLFYDRKALIESVDYMMLMAYDEHWASSPKAGSVASLPWVEASIQGLLKDDRIPPEKLVLGVPFYTRVWTEEEKDGKRQVKSRAVYMEMPQRIIREHKLNPVYSEETGQNYIQYEENGKPHQIWIEDERSVRARIQLVHKYGLAGVASWRRGFELPEVWRWIQEELQ; this comes from the coding sequence ATGCTACAGGAATCGAATGAACGGAAGCAGCTTAGGGCAAGACGCCGCAAGCGAGCAGTGGCACTTGCAGGCTTGACCTTGCTTGTTGCGATTGCGTGGGGGATCTACTATGTCATAGTCCTTATGCCGAGCTGGGAGCGTGAGACGCCGCATTTTCACGGCAATCCGAAGCCAGTGTTCTATCAAGGCTCCATGCTGAAGGATGCCGCGAGCGGCACGGGGGAGACGTTGAAGCTGACCTTCGACCTCGTTCGGGAGCAGATCGACCCCGCTATTGCTTATGAGCCGAAGACGGAGTCGACGATCATTACGACACAGAACAAGGTCGTTCGGTTGCGGACGAGCGAGCTGACAGGATGGATCAACGAGAAGCCATTTACGCTCAAGTTTCCGCTTGAGAAGGCGGGCGAGAAGCTGTATGTACCTATTGAGCCGCTGAAGAGCTTGTACGGGATTGAGCTGCGTGAATCGGCGGATACAGGAGCTGTGCTGCTGTTCAAGCAGGGCGAGCGCATACGCTGGTATACGGCGGGTAACGGAGCGCCCAATGACGATAAGACCGTCATCCTGCGCCGCGACCCTTCCATGAAGTCACCGATCCTTGCTGAGATCGCTCATGGAGAGCGCTTGATCGTATGGGGCGAGCAAGGGGACTGGCATCGCGTCCAGCTGACCAATGGTCATATTGGCTATATGCACAAGCAAGAGCTTACATCTGCGGATATCGAGACGATCCCGTTGCCTGCGGCAGAGGCGAGCTTCAAGCCGAAGAAGCCGATTACGGGGAAGATTAATATGACCTGGGAGCACGTCGTCACGAAAAATCCGGACACCTCCAAAATTGGCGAAATGCCCGGAGTGAACGTGATCAGTCCGACATGGTTTCATCTTCAAGACGGAGATGGCAGCTTAAGCAATCTGGCAGATGCATCCTATATGAAATGGGCGAAGGCGCAAGGCTACCACGTATGGGCGTTGTTCAGCAACGGCTTCGATCCGGATCGAACAAGTAAGGCGCTTGCCACGTATGATACGCGAATGAAGATGACGAAGCAGCTGCTATCGTATGCACAGATGTATGGGCTTGATGGTATTAATATCGATTTCGAAAATGTGAGAACCGCCGACAAGCAGCCGTTCGTGCAATTCGTACGCGAGCTGACTCCGCTTCTGCATGAGCAGGGACTCGTCGTCTCGATTGATGTGACGCCCCGCTCGAACAGTGAGATGTGGTCGTTGTTCTACGACCGTAAGGCGCTGATCGAATCCGTCGACTATATGATGCTGATGGCGTATGACGAGCACTGGGCAAGCAGTCCGAAGGCTGGCTCCGTCGCTTCGCTTCCTTGGGTGGAGGCTTCCATTCAGGGGCTGCTCAAGGACGATCGCATCCCACCGGAGAAGCTTGTGCTGGGCGTTCCCTTCTATACTCGTGTATGGACGGAGGAGGAGAAGGACGGCAAGCGGCAGGTGAAGTCGCGGGCCGTCTATATGGAGATGCCTCAGCGCATCATCCGTGAGCATAAGCTGAATCCCGTATATTCGGAGGAGACAGGTCAGAACTATATCCAGTACGAGGAGAACGGCAAGCCTCACCAAATATGGATTGAGGATGAGCGCAGCGTGCGAGCGCGCATTCAGCTTGTGCATAAGTATGGGCTAGCCGGGGTGGCCTCGTGGCGGAGAGGCTTCGAGCTGCCAGAAGTATGGAGATGGATTCAGGAGGAGCTTCAGTAG
- a CDS encoding Fur family transcriptional regulator: MNTLEQALSKLKSMGVRMTPQRHAILSFLIGTRAHPTADDIYKALSPQFPSMSVATVYNNLKVFIEARLVREMTYGDHSSRFDADMSEHYHALCEQCGKLVDFAYKPLNDLEHAAEKMTGFHVKSHRIEVYGVCGECSLQQV, encoded by the coding sequence ATGAATACATTGGAGCAAGCATTAAGCAAGCTGAAGTCGATGGGAGTTCGGATGACCCCTCAACGCCATGCGATTCTTTCCTTTCTGATCGGCACACGAGCACATCCTACAGCGGACGATATTTATAAAGCGCTCTCACCTCAATTTCCGAGCATGAGTGTCGCGACCGTATACAATAATTTGAAGGTGTTTATTGAAGCGAGACTTGTGCGAGAAATGACGTACGGCGATCATTCCAGCCGCTTCGACGCCGATATGTCCGAGCATTATCATGCTTTGTGCGAGCAGTGCGGCAAGCTGGTCGATTTTGCTTACAAGCCGCTGAATGATCTGGAGCATGCCGCTGAGAAGATGACAGGCTTTCATGTCAAGAGTCATCGCATCGAGGTATATGGCGTATGTGGGGAATGCAGCTTGCAGCAAGTATGA
- a CDS encoding DUF4097 family beta strand repeat-containing protein: MQKVGRYTAALMLVTVGGAALSDRLADTDLTVQLLSAWPVLLIMLGLEYVYVNHKNKAAERSIRLDIKGLCLALIISAIAIMSLHSIGLMDRLEAVHVTSSPEESRGAAAASHERSGLGSLLAGLVGGGAGGGHRFEQGTTSIELPQGVQAVTVNNTSGYMSLKTGKVDQLQVELTVYVDTSSESEAQSIAEASTLQHSVKGSQLDIRTNPMEYGSGFWGKRKPRMDLVITVPEQQRLNWDISQAIGDIDIVGLPLVQKLKAETTNGELDAQGMEGDLTLITTNGRIQVSRSKGAVKLETVNGKLTLIDHIGAAELSSMNGEHAVIRHQGSLKAETVNGAVTADGELDRLQVETANGAVNVRATKLGGDWDVETMNGRIDLEVPADASFRVEGEGGYGDLDTNLPLTIHEKTLRGTVGTGAYLLAIDTNSSITVRAAD, translated from the coding sequence ATGCAAAAGGTAGGCCGCTATACGGCGGCGCTAATGCTCGTGACCGTTGGCGGAGCTGCGCTGTCCGACCGGCTGGCAGACACAGATCTGACAGTTCAGCTTCTGAGCGCCTGGCCCGTCTTATTGATCATGCTCGGTCTGGAATATGTATATGTCAACCATAAGAATAAAGCAGCTGAACGCTCGATTCGTCTCGATATAAAGGGACTGTGTCTCGCGCTCATTATTTCAGCGATAGCCATCATGAGTCTGCACAGCATTGGCTTGATGGACCGGCTTGAGGCGGTACACGTGACGAGTTCGCCAGAGGAATCTCGTGGCGCAGCTGCAGCATCGCATGAGCGGTCGGGACTCGGGAGTCTGCTCGCTGGCCTTGTAGGCGGCGGTGCAGGAGGCGGGCATCGTTTCGAACAGGGCACAACTTCGATAGAATTGCCACAAGGGGTGCAAGCAGTTACTGTTAACAATACGAGCGGGTACATGTCGCTGAAGACGGGGAAGGTCGATCAACTTCAGGTTGAATTGACCGTATATGTAGATACGAGCAGCGAATCCGAAGCGCAATCGATTGCCGAAGCCTCGACTCTGCAGCACAGCGTGAAGGGCAGTCAGCTCGATATACGCACGAATCCGATGGAGTACGGCTCGGGCTTCTGGGGCAAGCGCAAGCCGCGAATGGACCTCGTCATTACGGTGCCGGAGCAACAACGCTTGAATTGGGACATTAGCCAAGCGATCGGAGATATTGACATTGTCGGGTTGCCTCTTGTCCAGAAGCTGAAGGCGGAGACGACTAACGGCGAGCTGGACGCACAGGGCATGGAGGGCGATCTCACCCTAATTACGACGAATGGCCGAATCCAAGTATCGCGCTCTAAGGGTGCCGTGAAGCTGGAGACGGTAAATGGTAAGCTGACGCTGATCGATCATATTGGAGCAGCAGAGCTGTCATCGATGAATGGTGAGCATGCGGTCATCAGGCATCAAGGCTCCTTGAAGGCAGAAACGGTGAACGGAGCCGTGACAGCTGACGGCGAGCTGGATCGGCTCCAGGTGGAGACGGCGAACGGCGCTGTTAATGTGCGAGCGACTAAGCTTGGGGGAGATTGGGACGTCGAGACGATGAATGGTAGAATCGACCTAGAGGTTCCCGCAGACGCCAGCTTCCGCGTAGAGGGCGAAGGCGGATACGGGGATCTGGACACTAACCTGCCACTTACAATTCACGAGAAAACGCTGCGCGGCACAGTAGGTACGGGCGCGTATCTACTTGCGATCGATACGAACAGCTCGATAACCGTTCGTGCGGCTGATTGA